From Erigeron canadensis isolate Cc75 chromosome 8, C_canadensis_v1, whole genome shotgun sequence, one genomic window encodes:
- the LOC122578755 gene encoding uncharacterized protein LOC122578755 isoform X1: MEEFQHLKISLEDIKIATDNFNENKVIGEGGFGKVYKGEVSHSKGRDLVAFKRLNSRFGQGELEFWKEVIMLSRYTHANLISLLAFCNEGSERIVVYEYASRGSLDRYLSSIDLTWTQRIMICLDAAKGISYLHNDKGTHQILLHRDIKSSNILLDDNWTAKVSDLGLSKIGPANQLYTTLITHAVGTPGYCDPLYMETYFLTKESDVYSFGVVLFEVLCGRLCYEYRNGQSVFLVRRWKEGYEQNKLDELIFQNLTQQMSPKSFATFSDIAFQCLHRNREQRPRMSFVVEKLEIALKVQRRHDLKLPEEHEEIPAVVNALGIATDVFSPAHQYGIQNRFESRESIFKGALKFLNSDNETQKMMALCGMGGVGKTTMMEQLKEAVMNSKKFDWIVKVVIGENTNPVAFQQAIAEKVGEILTETTKDARAERLRNKFIGMSQNGKKKILVIVDDLWKEFDLKDVGLASPLPNGFKILFTSRFENVCTQMGVETVSIFKVAVLNDEEAKSLFFGIVGLSVSDGDDPELQKIGENIAMRCGGLPIAVKTMANYLRDNIEDAWKDAFSRLEHHDLQDLYDIVHTVFEMSYNNLKKDEDKAVFLLCGLFPDDFDIRIEDLMRYGWGLKLYNKVYTLAEARWRTNTCVNNLMRANLLTESDEIECVKMHDLVRAFVLSNFSKVKQASFINHENMSTRLAEDAYESYERILLNCTGMAELPSDFNYQDLSFFMLMNGNRPLKFPDDVYERMEKLKVLSYEKMLIPLLPASFKYSTKLRTLCLHSCRLLDDFSILGSLSNLEILSFAHCKIKRLPSMIGKLKNLKLLDLTGCVALCIDDGVFRNLVSLEELYMRVFGSRPIRFTDVNCDELEILSGRLSVLELEFFETKATPKNVSFKKLDRFMISIGCKFKHNETYSYKKTLHLVADCNDLLECNMSVLFEKTEELHLQVNDMSHLEDLTMCPSQYSFCNLRVLTVFNCSLLTCLFTFPVARGLKRLERLIISKCPVLKVLVDENREVEVIKFQKLKFMSLKDLPSLISLCDIVNVIELPELMELKLEVLPNFTSIYSDNNDTSTMQSLINREVVISKLEKLDISLMSNLKQIWPCQIATTEKNTVSMLREVHVTYCDGLVNLFPNNPLPLLNNLEKLKVKHCGSIEVLFNIDLDCIWEIEKHRSRLRNIKVEGLKNLRELWRMKGANYADILVSGFKGVESIEITDCWFFTNVFTPTQASFDLEGLATYIAQNADRFDWRNMKSNQESNVIFKEEISNIDDDFTNVTYTSHLVHSCHHLQHLELSGDRRVEVVFDMDSPSSRALPTSQDSRQPLQLPYLKVLTLSNLENMHHVWKCNGKKFPIAQQPLKLPFHDLTNIYLKSCEQLKYLFSPLMAKYFYNLKYVHISDCFSMEEVVSSRDDNIGTFESLHRNNTLFPHVDTLELSGLSSLKRIDGVDTVTSNHDQFQGAQVVGSSWSLCQYPRKIIIDSCEALESVIPCYAVGQMKRLEKLEISLCSMITEVFESQMINKSTNVDEGSASGSISNALASATLQNMNFVPKLSNLKVMMIATCHLLRNVFSFSTLESLKQLKKLSVYECKETKVIVEEEKGVASKVGVILRLETLELVDLPKLKGLFLGMNGIRWPFLDTLIIKDCPQMMVFTSGQSNAPKLKYVRTSLGKHSVEHDHNFHRTTNQDDQARSGPTILKQLPIWSFHNLIEIDSPEKYIKNIIPSNALLQLQMLEKIDLSGSYLVEEVFEVAREGTNNTSGFSELQTVVEVPNLREIYLKWLHELKYIWKSNQGMVLEFPTLTRMSIQNCNSLEHVFTCSMVGSLLQLQDLDISNCGTIKVIVKEEQECDAKVNEIMLPRLKSLTLRYLPYLKGFYLGNKAFSWPCMDALEIMECPQVTIFTKGPLATPELKVIDTRFGKLDLTEDVNSFIHTKQVEVPYVVPFFGSLDPCTKYCFLL, translated from the exons ATGGAGGAGTTTCAACATCTTAAAATCAGTTTGGAGGATATTAAAATAGCCACTGACAACTTTAATGAGAACAAAGTTATCGGAGAGGGTGGTTTTGGTAAAGTGTATAAAGGAGAAGTATCTCACTCTAAGGGGCGAGATTTGGTTGCTTTTAAGCGTCTAAATAGTAGATTTGGGCAAGGAGAACTTGAGTTTTGGAAAGAGGTTATCATGCTTTCTCGTTACACGCATGCCAACCTTATCTCTCTTTTGGCATTTTGCAACGAGGGGAGTGAGAGAATCGTGGTGTACGAGTATGCATCCCGTGGAAGCCTCGATCGCTATCTAAGTTCCATTGATTTGACGTGGACACAACGTATCATGATATGCCTTGATGCTGCAAAGGGAATAAGTTACCTTCATAATGACAAGGGAACGCATCAAATACTTCTCCATCGTGATATAAAAAGTTCAAACATCTTGTTAGATGATAACTGGACTGCTAAAGTTTCTGACTTGGGACTGTCAAAAATTGGACCCGCTAACCAACTGTACACTACTCTTATCACCCATGCTGTAGGTACCCCTGGGTACTGTGATCCACTATACATGGAGACATACTTCCTAACAAAAGAGTCAGACGTATACTCCTTTGGCGTAGTCTTATTTGAAGTGCTATGTGGGAGATTATGCTATGAATATAGGAATGGCCAGTCTGTGTTTTTAGTGCGTCGCTGGAAAGAAGGATATGAACAAAACAAGTTGGATGAGCTTATCTTTCAAAATCTCACACAACAAATGAGCCCCAAATCATTTGCAACATTTTCAGACATTGCATTTCAATGTCTGCATAGAAATCGTGAACAACGGCCAAGAATGTCTTTTGTGGTGGAAAAACTTGAGATTGCACTTAAAGTTCAGAGGCGGCATGATCTTAAGTTGCCAGAGGAGCATGAAGAGATTCCGGCTGTGGTAAATGCTCTTGGTATAGCTACTGATGTTTTTTCCCCAGCCCATCAGTATGGTATCCAAAACAGGTTCGAGTCCAGAGAATCCATATTTAAGGGTGCACTGAAGTTCCTTAACTCAGATAATGAGACCCAAAAGATGATGGCTCTATGTGGGATGGGAGGTGTGGGGAAGACCACAATGATGGAACAACTGAAGGAGGCTGTGATGAattcaaaaaagtttgattgGATTGTGAAGGTAGTTATTGGCGAAAATACCAACCCTGTTGCTTTTCAGCAAGCCATTGCAGAGAAAGTTGGTGAAATTCTAACTGAAACAACTAAAGATGCAAGGGCTGAACGTCTTCGGAACAAATTTATAGGGATGTCACAAAatggaaaaaagaaaatcttgGTAATAGTTGATGATCTTTGGAAGGAATTTGATCTCAAAGATGTTGGACTAGCGAGTCCTTTGCCAAATGGTTTCAAGATTTTGTTCACGTCACGGTTTGAAAATGTATGCACTCAGATGGGTGTTGAAACTGTTTCAATATTTAAAGTAGCCGTCTTAAATGATGAGGAAGcaaaaagtttgttttttggCATCGTGGGACTATCTGTTTCAGATGGTGATGATCCTGAGCTCCAAAAGATAGGAGAAAATATTGCAATGAGGTGTGGTGGTTTGCCCATTGCCGTAAAAACCATGGCCAATTATCTCAGAGATAACATAGAGGATGCATGGAAAGATGCATTTTCCCGTTTAGAACACCATGACCTTCAAGACCTTTATGACATAGTGCATACAGTTTTTGAAATGAGCTACAACAATCTAAAAAAGGACGAGGATAAAGCAGTTTTTCTTCTTTGTGGCTTATTCCCAGATGACTTTGATATTCGTATTGAGGACCTGATGAGGTATGGATGGGGATTGAAGCTGTATAATAAAGTGTATACTTTAGCAGAAGCAAGATGGCGGACTAACACATGTGTTAACAATCTTATGCGTGCAAACTTGTTAACTGAAAGTGATGAAATAGAATGTGTTAAAATGCATGATCTTGTGCGTGCTTTTGTTCTAAGTAATTTTTCAAAAGTCAAACAAGCTTCATTTATCAACCATGAGAATATGTCAACGAGGCTTGCCGAAGATGCATACGAGTCTTACGAAAGAATTCTATTAAACTGCACTGGTATGGCTGAACTTCCTTCAGACTTTAATTACCAAGACCTCTCCTTTTTTATGCTAATGAATGGGAATAGACCTCTAAAGTTTCCAGATGATGTTTATGAAAGAATGGAAAAACTTAAGGTTTTGTCTTATGAGAAAATGCTTATCCCATTGCTCCCGGCCTCGTTCAAATATTCAACAAAACTTCGAACGCTATGTCTTCATTCATGCAGGTTATTGGATGATTTCTCCATTCTTGGAAGTCTCAGCAACTTGGAGATTCTGAGCTTTGCCCATTGTAAGATAAAAAGGTTACCATCTATGATAGGGAAGTTGAAAAATCTAAAGCTACTAGATTTGACAGGATGTGTTGCTCTTTGTATTGATGACGGTGTCTTTCGAAACTTGGTCAGTCTTGAAGAGCTTTATATGAGAGTTTTTGGAAGTAGGCCTATTAGGTTCACTGATGTCAATTGTGATGAATTGGAGATACTTTCAGGGAGACTTTCTGTATTAGAGTTGGAGTTCTTTGAGACTAAGGCAACACCGAAAAATGTGTCCTTTAAGAAACTTGATAGGTTCATGATATCGATAGGTTGTAAGTTCAAACACAATGAAACATATTCCTACAAAAAGACATTACATCTTGTCGCAGATTGCAACGATCTTCTAGAATGCAATATGAGTGTGCTATTTGAGAAAACAGAGGAACTTCATTTACAAGTGAATGATATGAGTCATCTTGAAGATTTAACAATGTGCCCTTCTCAATATTCATTTTGCAACTTAAGAGTTCTCACTGTTTTTAATTGCTCACTTTTGACATGCCTTTTCACATTTCCTGTGGCAAGAGGTTTGAAGAGACTCGAGCGCCTCATAATATCCAAGTGCCCTGTTCTGAAAGTTCTGGTTGATGAGAATCGAGAAGTTGAGGTGATCAAATTTCAGAAGTTAAAGTTTATGTCTTTGAAGGATCTGCCAAGTTTAATAAGTTTGTGTGACATTGTCAATGTAATCGAGTTACCTGAATTGATGGAGTTGAAACTTGAAGTCCTTCCCAACTTTACTAGCATTTATTCAGACAATAATGATACTTCTACAATGCAATCACTTATCAACAGAGAG GTTGTAATCTCTAAATTGGAGAAATTAGATATATCTCTGATGAGTAACTTGAAGCAGATATGGCCTTGTCAGATTGCTACTACTGAGAAAAATACTGTTTCCATGTTGAGAGAGGTTCATGTGACGTACTGTGACGGTTTGGTGAATCTTTTTCCAAACAATCCATTGCCATTGTTGAATAACTTAGAAAAGCTAAAGGTTAAACATTGTGGTTCTATTGAAGTGTTATTCAATATCGACTTGGACTGTATTTGGGAGATAGAGAAACATCGTAGTAGGTTAAGAAACATTAAAGTGGAGGGATTAAAGAATCTAAGAGAGCTGTGGAGAATGAAAGGTGCAAATTATGCTGATATCCTCGTCAGTGGCTTTAAAGGAGTGGAAAGTATAGAGATTACAGACTGTTGGTTCTTTACAAATGTTTTCACACCTACCCAGGCCAGTTTTGATCTCGAGGGACTCGCTACATACATTGCACAAAATGCTGATCGTTTTGATTGGAGAAATATGAAGAGTAATCAAGAG AGTAATGTTATATTTAAAGAAGAAATATCAAACATCGATGATGATTTTACTAATGTCACATACACATCTCATCTTGTTCACTCCTGCCATCACCTTCAACATCTTGAATTAAGTGGTGATAGAAGAGTAGAAGTGGTTTTTGATATGGATAGTCCAAGTAGTAGAGCATTACCAACTAGTCAGGATAGCCGCCAACCACTCCAACTACCGTACCTTAAGGTTCTAACCTTATCCAATTTGGAAAACATGCATCATGTGTGGAAGTGCAATGGGAAGAAATTCCCAATTGCTCAACAACCTTTGAAATTGCCATTCCACGACCTcacaaacatatatttgaaGTCTTGCGAACAACTAAAGTACCTCTTTTCACCTCTTATGGCAAAATATTTCTACAACTTAAAATATGTCCATATAAGTGATTGTTTTTCTATGGAGGAAGTTGTTTCGAGTAGAGATGATAACATAGGTACATTTGAGTCTCTCCATAGAAACAACACATTGTTTCCGCATGTGGACACTTTAGAGCTTAGTGGTTTGTCATCTCTAAAGCGTATTGATGGTGTCGATACTGTTACTTCCAATCATGATCAATTTCAG GGTGCTCAAGTAGTTGGTTCTTCTTGGTCGTTATGCCAATACCCTAGAAAGATAATCATCGATTCTTGTGAAGCATTGGAAAGTGTAATTCCATGTTATGCAGTAGGACAAATGAAAAGGCTTGAAAAGTTGGAAATATCGCTTTGCTCGATGATTACAGAGGTATTTGAAAGTCAAATGATCAATAAAAGTACTAACGTTGATGAAGGAAGCGCCTCTGGTAGTATCAGTAATGCATTAGCAAGTGCAACACTACAAAATATGAATTTTGTGCCTAAACTATCTAACCTAAAAGTTATGATGATCGCTACATGTCACCTTTTGAGAAATGTATTCTCATTCTCTACTCTTGAAAGCCTCAAGCAACTCAAAAAGTTGAGCGTATACGAATGCAAAGAAACAAAAGTGATCGTAGAAGAAGAAAAGGGAGTTGCGTCAAAAGTTGGGGTCATTCTTCGTCTAGAGACGCTTGAACTTGTCGATCTACCAAAACTCAAGGGTTTGTTCTTGGGGATGAATGGCATCCGATGGCCCTTTTTGGATACTCTCATAATCAAGGATTGTCCACAAATGATGGTTTTCACATCTGGCCAGTCAAATGCTCCAAAGCTGAAGTACGTACGCACAAGTTTAGGCAAACATAGTGTTGAACATGACCATAACTTTCATAGGACCACCAATCAGGATGACCAG GCACGTTCAGGTCCTACAATCTTAAAGCAGTTGCCTATTTGGTCTTTTCATAATTTGATAGAAATAGATTCGCCGGAGaagtatattaaaaatattattccCTCCAATGCTTTGCTACAACTACAAATGCTTGAAAAGATTGATTTAAGTGGATCCTACTTGGTGGAGGAGGTTTTTGAAGTAGCAAGGGAAGGGACAAATAATACGAGTGGTTTCAGTGAATTGCAAACTGTTGTTGAAGTTCCAAACCTAAGAGAAATCTACTTAAAATGGCTACATGAACTCAAGTATATATGGAAGAGCAACCAAGGGATGGTATTGGAATTTCCAACACTAACGCGTATGTCTATTCAAAACTGCAATAGCTTGGAACATGTTTTTACATGTTCCATGGTCGGTAGTCTATTGCAACTCCAAGACCTGGATATAAGTAACTGTGGAACAATAAAGGTAATTGTCAAGGAAGAACAAGAATGTGACGCGAAAGTGAATGAGATTATGTTACCTCGACTTAAGTCCTTAACACTTAGGTATCTTCCATATCTCAAGGGGTTTTACTTAGGGAACAAGGCCTTTTCATGGCCATGCATGGATGCTTTAGAAATCATGGAATGCCCACAAGTTACGATTTTCACCAAGGGACCTTTAGCTACCCCGGAGCTGAAAGTAATAGATACACGTTTTGGGAAGTTGGATCTAACGGAAGACGTCAACTCCTTTATACATACCAAACAAGTAGAGGTACCATATGTTGTTCCTTTCTTTGGTAGTTTGGACCCCTGTACCAAATATTGTTTTCTGCTTTAA